One genomic window of Microbacterium testaceum StLB037 includes the following:
- a CDS encoding histidinol-phosphate transaminase translates to MGGVTVRLDDLPLRDDLRGMTPYGAPQAALPVALNVNENTHPVPSEVADDILDAVARALRDVNRYPDREFTGLREAFAGYLGHGLSPEQIWAANGSNEVLQHILQAFGGPGRTAMGFAPTYSMYPILTRSTGARWIAGEREHDFTLSPEFAAAQVREHRPDIVFLCAPNNPTGTPLRLDVVEAVYEATDGIVIVDEAYQEFAPRDEPSAVTLLTDRPRLVISRTMSKAFAFAGARVGYLAADPALVDALRLVRLPYHLSALTQAAATAALSHADTMLSMVDEIVAQRDRISATVSALGYSAHESWTNFVLFGGVEDPAATWKALYDRGVLIRDVGIAHHLRVTAGTADETTAFLDALASVGSRS, encoded by the coding sequence ATGGGTGGGGTGACTGTGCGCCTCGATGACCTGCCTCTCCGCGACGATCTCCGCGGGATGACACCCTACGGTGCCCCGCAGGCGGCTCTCCCGGTGGCTCTCAACGTGAACGAGAACACGCATCCGGTTCCGTCCGAGGTGGCGGACGACATCCTGGATGCCGTCGCTCGGGCCTTGCGCGACGTCAACCGCTACCCCGACCGCGAGTTCACGGGACTCCGAGAGGCCTTCGCCGGGTACCTCGGCCACGGCCTGAGCCCCGAGCAGATCTGGGCCGCGAACGGCTCCAACGAGGTGCTGCAGCACATTCTGCAGGCCTTCGGGGGGCCCGGCCGCACGGCGATGGGATTCGCTCCCACCTACTCGATGTACCCGATCCTGACGCGCTCCACGGGTGCGCGCTGGATCGCGGGGGAGCGGGAGCACGACTTCACCCTGAGTCCCGAGTTCGCTGCGGCGCAGGTGCGCGAGCACCGTCCCGACATCGTCTTCCTCTGCGCGCCCAACAATCCGACCGGGACGCCGCTTCGGCTCGACGTCGTCGAGGCGGTCTACGAGGCCACCGACGGCATCGTCATCGTCGATGAGGCGTACCAGGAGTTCGCTCCGCGCGACGAGCCCTCGGCGGTCACGCTCCTGACCGACCGTCCTCGTCTTGTGATCTCGCGCACGATGAGCAAGGCGTTCGCGTTCGCGGGTGCGCGGGTGGGCTATCTCGCCGCCGATCCGGCCCTCGTCGACGCCCTCCGGCTCGTCCGACTCCCGTACCACCTCAGTGCCCTCACCCAGGCGGCGGCGACCGCTGCGCTGAGCCACGCCGACACGATGCTGTCCATGGTCGATGAGATCGTCGCCCAGCGTGACCGGATCTCCGCCACCGTCTCCGCTCTCGGCTACTCCGCGCACGAGTCGTGGACGAACTTCGTGCTCTTCGGCGGCGTCGAAGACCCCGCTGCCACCTGGAAGGCGCTCTACGACCGCGGGGTCCTGATCCGCGACGTCGGCATCGCTCACCACCTGCGGGTGACGGCCGGCACCGCCGACGAGACGACCGCGTTCCTCGACGCACTCGCCTCGGTAGGATCGCGATCATGA
- a CDS encoding LysM peptidoglycan-binding domain-containing protein → MSSLSVTPAPVTRLRLTARGRRVIAFLVALPVVVALGLAIVGGGAALASGEGGAPSGSFAEITVMSGETLWSIAEDVAPQADPRDVVAEISRLNALDGGVVAAGQRIAIPSEYLAAP, encoded by the coding sequence ATGAGCAGCTTGTCCGTCACCCCCGCCCCCGTCACCCGCCTGCGTCTGACCGCGCGCGGACGTCGGGTGATCGCCTTCCTCGTCGCACTGCCGGTCGTGGTCGCGCTCGGTCTCGCCATCGTCGGCGGTGGCGCGGCCCTCGCCTCCGGTGAGGGGGGTGCCCCGAGCGGGTCGTTCGCCGAGATCACGGTTATGAGCGGCGAGACCCTCTGGTCGATCGCCGAAGACGTTGCTCCCCAGGCCGACCCGCGCGACGTGGTGGCCGAGATCTCTCGCCTCAACGCCCTCGACGGCGGCGTGGTCGCAGCCGGTCAGCGCATCGCGATCCCGTCCGAGTATCTCGCCGCGCCCTGA
- the lexA gene encoding transcriptional repressor LexA: protein MTDATTAAGRERPQTRRRKNLSDKQLAILEVIQRSIARHGYPPSMREIGDAVGLKSLSSVTHQLNQLELSGYLRRDPGKTRAMEVLIDLPGAAAENPADTAPALGDAALVPLVGRIAAGVPITADQQVEEIFPLPRQLVGKGELFMLKVSGDSMIDAAICDGDWVVVRSQATAENGEIVAAMLDGEATVKTFRRRDGHTWLLPRNSAFEPILGDEAVVLGRVVAVLRAV, encoded by the coding sequence ATGACCGACGCGACGACCGCCGCCGGCCGCGAACGACCGCAGACACGGCGACGCAAGAACCTCAGCGACAAACAGCTCGCGATCCTCGAGGTCATCCAGCGATCCATCGCTCGGCACGGTTATCCGCCGAGCATGCGTGAGATCGGCGACGCGGTCGGGCTGAAGTCCCTGTCGAGCGTCACCCATCAGCTGAACCAGCTCGAGCTCAGCGGCTACCTGCGCCGCGACCCCGGCAAGACGCGCGCGATGGAGGTGCTGATCGATCTCCCCGGCGCCGCCGCCGAGAATCCGGCCGACACCGCCCCCGCGCTGGGCGATGCCGCTCTCGTGCCCCTCGTCGGGCGCATCGCCGCCGGCGTCCCCATCACCGCCGACCAGCAGGTGGAGGAGATCTTCCCCCTCCCCCGCCAGCTCGTCGGAAAGGGCGAGCTGTTCATGCTGAAGGTGTCGGGCGACTCGATGATCGACGCCGCCATCTGCGACGGCGACTGGGTCGTGGTGCGGTCGCAGGCGACGGCGGAGAACGGCGAGATCGTCGCTGCGATGCTCGACGGCGAAGCGACGGTCAAGACGTTCCGTCGCCGCGACGGCCACACCTGGCTCCTCCCCCGCAACAGCGCCTTCGAGCCGATCCTGGGCGACGAAGCCGTCGTGCTGGGCCGAGTGGTGGCGGTCCTGCGCGCGGTCTGA
- a CDS encoding S9 family peptidase gives MADTLPYGSWPSPLTPESVAQSSPRVDGARLVGDEVWWGESVPAEAGRVAVKRRRADGSVDTVLPAPGNARSAVHEYGGGAWTASDDGELFYVEKTDQRVYALRPGAAARALTPADEAVRHGGLRFEHGVLLAVRETHGGGRVPARAIVRIRTDVEAAGEILAEGSDFLAQPALSPDGRHLAWVAWNHPDMPWDATTIRVADLESGVVHDVAGGENRAPLQPVWIGDDELLYADDPDGRWNLFRHPLDAEAQAVAPADADTGGGLWVLGTRWFAATDDGRIVAVRTHGGDEVVEIAPSGIRPLEVPPVSGAAVDDARGSRVLISGADGGGRSGLWLVDLDSGVVDLVTGGAGPWGDDWMPTALALETEGPHGPVHAFAYPPTNPDVSAPADERPPYVVLVHGGPTSQVGPAPSAKTAFFTSRGIGVLDVNYGGSTGYGREYRDRLKGQWGVVDVDDVAAAASALADAGLADPERLAIAGGSAGGWTVLAAVTNTDVFSAGISRYGVGDARALAEDTHDFEARYLDGLIGPLPEAEAVYVERSPLSHPERFRVPLLILQGSEDRVVPPSQAEAIRDALAAHGVPHAYVLYEGEGHGFRRAETVVDSLRRELGFLGAVFGFETPGVPPLELE, from the coding sequence ATGGCAGACACCCTCCCCTACGGTTCCTGGCCCTCGCCCCTCACTCCCGAGTCGGTGGCGCAGTCGTCCCCGCGCGTCGACGGCGCGCGGCTGGTGGGCGACGAGGTGTGGTGGGGAGAGTCCGTTCCCGCCGAGGCCGGCCGCGTCGCAGTGAAGCGCCGCCGCGCGGACGGGAGCGTCGATACCGTTCTCCCGGCTCCGGGTAACGCCCGCTCGGCGGTGCACGAATACGGAGGCGGGGCGTGGACGGCGTCCGACGACGGAGAGCTGTTCTACGTCGAGAAGACCGACCAGCGCGTCTACGCACTCCGCCCTGGCGCGGCGGCGCGCGCCCTGACCCCGGCCGACGAGGCGGTGCGCCACGGAGGCCTGCGGTTCGAGCATGGAGTGCTGCTCGCCGTGCGCGAGACGCACGGCGGCGGGCGCGTCCCGGCGCGGGCCATCGTCCGGATCAGGACCGACGTCGAGGCCGCGGGAGAGATCCTCGCCGAGGGGAGCGACTTCCTCGCGCAGCCCGCGCTCTCCCCGGATGGGCGCCACCTCGCGTGGGTCGCTTGGAACCATCCCGACATGCCGTGGGATGCCACGACCATCCGGGTCGCCGACCTCGAGTCCGGCGTGGTGCACGATGTCGCCGGGGGCGAGAACAGGGCACCGCTGCAGCCCGTCTGGATCGGCGACGACGAACTGCTGTACGCCGACGATCCCGACGGGCGCTGGAACCTCTTCCGCCATCCCCTCGATGCCGAGGCGCAGGCGGTGGCCCCGGCCGACGCCGACACCGGTGGTGGCCTGTGGGTCCTGGGCACCCGCTGGTTCGCCGCGACCGACGACGGACGCATCGTCGCCGTGCGGACCCACGGCGGTGACGAGGTGGTCGAGATCGCCCCGTCGGGCATCCGCCCGCTCGAGGTCCCTCCCGTGTCCGGGGCCGCCGTCGACGACGCACGCGGCTCCCGCGTGCTCATCTCGGGCGCCGATGGCGGCGGTCGCTCGGGCCTGTGGCTGGTCGACCTGGACTCGGGTGTCGTCGACCTCGTCACGGGTGGGGCCGGGCCCTGGGGAGACGACTGGATGCCGACGGCCCTCGCCCTCGAGACCGAGGGGCCGCACGGCCCGGTGCACGCTTTCGCCTATCCGCCGACCAACCCCGACGTCTCTGCTCCCGCCGACGAACGTCCGCCCTACGTGGTGCTCGTGCACGGCGGCCCCACCTCGCAGGTGGGCCCGGCGCCCTCGGCGAAGACCGCGTTCTTCACCAGCCGCGGAATCGGCGTCCTCGACGTCAACTACGGCGGGTCCACCGGCTACGGCCGGGAGTACCGCGATCGATTGAAGGGTCAGTGGGGCGTGGTCGACGTCGACGACGTCGCCGCCGCGGCATCCGCGCTGGCCGACGCGGGGCTCGCGGATCCCGAACGGCTCGCGATCGCGGGCGGCTCCGCGGGTGGGTGGACGGTGCTGGCCGCGGTCACGAACACCGACGTGTTCTCCGCCGGCATCTCGAGGTACGGCGTGGGAGACGCGCGGGCACTGGCCGAAGACACGCACGACTTCGAGGCGCGCTACCTCGACGGACTCATCGGCCCGCTCCCCGAGGCCGAAGCGGTGTACGTCGAGCGGTCTCCGCTCAGCCATCCGGAACGGTTCCGCGTCCCGCTCCTCATCCTGCAGGGATCCGAGGACCGCGTGGTTCCCCCGTCGCAGGCCGAGGCCATCCGCGACGCGCTGGCCGCGCACGGGGTCCCGCACGCGTACGTGCTGTACGAGGGTGAGGGCCACGGCTTCCGCCGCGCGGAGACCGTCGTCGACTCCCTGCGCCGCGAACTGGGGTTCCTGGGAGCGGTGTTCGGATTCGAGACTCCGGGGGTGCCGCCACTCGAGCTCGAGTGA
- the zapE gene encoding cell division protein ZapE produces the protein MPDPLFAAVEARARREGFGLDPDQQAALERMTWAASRALTGDAVRGVYLFGPAGRGKSWLADALFAALPGGSATRVHFHGFFDDLHRRIQTHRREPDATTRALDDICGGRRLVFFDELHVHDPGDARLLTRLIERLVKRGCTLVATSNYAPRELLPDPVWHHLFVPGIALLEAHLDVFRLDGVVDYRTRAQAHTSGFRAGVWSTVVPTAVRPAPRELSVRDRLFNVTFADESSLIATFAQLCDSPVAPAEYRHWSRVYRHWTITDVPPLDEVGPSAQQRFVNLIDVLVDADVHLDVHSSVDLEVFLERAATRPDAFRMASRLRLLRRG, from the coding sequence ATGCCGGACCCGCTGTTCGCCGCCGTCGAGGCCCGCGCCCGTCGGGAGGGCTTCGGTCTCGACCCGGACCAGCAGGCGGCCCTGGAGCGGATGACGTGGGCGGCCTCGCGCGCTCTCACCGGTGACGCGGTGCGCGGGGTCTACCTCTTCGGGCCCGCGGGCCGGGGCAAGTCCTGGCTCGCCGACGCCCTGTTCGCCGCCCTCCCCGGCGGGAGCGCTACGCGGGTGCATTTTCACGGCTTCTTCGATGATCTGCACCGCCGCATCCAGACGCATCGCCGGGAGCCGGATGCCACGACCCGAGCGCTCGACGACATCTGCGGCGGCCGGCGGCTGGTGTTCTTCGATGAGCTGCACGTCCACGATCCGGGTGATGCTCGTCTCCTCACCCGTCTGATCGAGCGCCTCGTGAAGCGGGGGTGCACGCTCGTGGCGACATCGAACTACGCACCGCGCGAGCTGCTGCCCGACCCCGTCTGGCATCACCTGTTCGTTCCCGGCATCGCGCTTCTCGAAGCGCATCTCGACGTGTTCCGTCTCGACGGCGTCGTGGACTATCGCACACGTGCACAGGCGCACACGTCGGGGTTCCGGGCGGGGGTCTGGTCGACGGTGGTGCCCACCGCGGTCCGGCCGGCCCCGCGCGAGCTGTCCGTGCGCGATCGCCTGTTCAACGTCACGTTCGCCGACGAGAGCTCGTTGATCGCGACGTTCGCCCAGCTGTGCGACTCACCCGTGGCGCCGGCGGAGTACCGGCACTGGAGCCGGGTCTACCGCCACTGGACGATCACGGACGTCCCGCCGCTGGACGAGGTCGGTCCCTCGGCCCAGCAGCGCTTCGTGAATCTCATCGACGTCCTCGTGGATGCCGATGTCCACCTCGACGTCCACTCCTCGGTCGACCTGGAGGTCTTCCTGGAGCGTGCCGCGACGCGACCGGACGCGTTCCGGATGGCCAGCCGCTTGCGCTTGCTGCGGCGGGGCTGA
- the hflX gene encoding GTPase HflX gives MTEQTTPPNTDAAPVDPVDRVLSRAEAHRGVRVFGAAQALQDAATAYGGSTDGDQWDREERAALRRVPGLSTELEDVTEVEYRQLRLENVVLVGVHPQGYQSDAENSLRELAALAETAGAVVLDGVLQRRPHPDPATYVGRGKAEELRDIVAAVGADTVIADTELAPSQRRALEDVVKVKVIDRTTVILDIFSQHAKSREGKAQVELAQLEYLLPRLRGWGDSMSRQAGGQVGAGGAGMGSRGPGETKIELDRRRIRTKMALLRKQLRDFAPARAAKRAERKRHTIPSVAIAGYTNAGKSSLLNRLTSAGVLVENALFATLDATVRRSETTDGRVYTLTDTVGFVRNLPHQLVEAFRSTLEEVGDADVILHVVDASHPDPAAQLATVRDVMGDVEADFGHEIVVFNKADLVSDDDRLVLRGLAPHAHFVSSRTGEGIDELRAAIEEALPRPAVEVQAVVPYDRGDLVSAVHESGLILAQEHRETGTFLHAHVGARLAAELEPYAA, from the coding sequence ATGACCGAACAGACCACACCCCCCAACACGGACGCGGCCCCGGTGGACCCGGTGGACCGCGTGCTGTCGCGCGCCGAAGCGCACCGCGGGGTCCGGGTCTTCGGTGCAGCACAGGCCCTGCAGGACGCGGCGACCGCCTATGGCGGCAGCACCGACGGCGACCAGTGGGATCGCGAGGAGCGCGCGGCGCTCCGACGCGTCCCGGGGCTGTCGACCGAGCTCGAGGACGTCACCGAGGTCGAGTACCGCCAGTTGCGGCTCGAGAACGTGGTGCTCGTCGGCGTCCACCCGCAGGGTTATCAGTCGGATGCCGAGAACTCCCTCCGCGAACTCGCCGCGCTCGCCGAGACGGCCGGCGCGGTCGTGCTCGACGGGGTGCTCCAACGGCGGCCCCATCCCGACCCGGCGACCTACGTCGGTCGCGGCAAGGCCGAGGAGCTGCGCGACATCGTCGCCGCCGTGGGCGCCGACACCGTCATCGCCGACACCGAGCTCGCACCCAGCCAGCGTCGTGCGCTCGAGGACGTCGTGAAGGTCAAGGTGATCGACCGCACGACGGTCATCCTCGACATCTTCAGCCAGCACGCGAAGAGCCGCGAGGGCAAGGCCCAGGTCGAGCTCGCCCAACTCGAGTACCTGCTCCCGCGTCTGCGCGGGTGGGGTGACTCGATGTCGCGCCAGGCCGGTGGACAGGTCGGCGCCGGCGGCGCGGGTATGGGCTCGCGCGGACCGGGTGAGACAAAGATCGAGCTCGATCGCCGCCGGATCCGCACCAAGATGGCGCTGCTGCGCAAGCAGCTGCGGGACTTCGCTCCTGCTCGTGCGGCCAAGCGCGCCGAGCGCAAGCGCCACACGATCCCGTCCGTCGCCATCGCCGGGTACACCAACGCCGGCAAGTCGAGCCTCCTCAACCGTCTGACCAGCGCGGGCGTGCTCGTCGAGAACGCCCTGTTCGCGACTCTGGATGCCACAGTCCGCCGTTCCGAGACCACCGACGGCCGCGTGTACACGCTGACCGACACGGTCGGCTTCGTGCGGAACCTCCCCCACCAGCTCGTCGAAGCGTTCCGCTCGACGCTGGAGGAGGTCGGCGACGCCGACGTCATCCTGCACGTCGTGGACGCGTCGCACCCCGACCCCGCTGCCCAGCTGGCCACGGTGCGCGACGTGATGGGCGATGTCGAGGCCGATTTCGGTCATGAGATCGTCGTCTTCAACAAGGCCGACCTGGTCAGCGACGACGACCGGTTGGTTCTGCGCGGACTCGCTCCGCACGCGCACTTCGTGTCGTCTCGCACGGGCGAGGGCATCGACGAGCTTCGAGCCGCGATCGAGGAGGCGCTGCCGCGTCCCGCCGTCGAGGTGCAGGCCGTCGTGCCCTACGACCGGGGCGACCTCGTCTCGGCGGTGCACGAGAGCGGTCTGATCCTGGCGCAGGAGCACCGGGAGACGGGCACGTTCCTGCACGCGCACGTCGGGGCCAGGCTGGCCGCCGAGCTCGAGCCGTACGCGGCCTGA